GACATCAACATGAAAACTAAAATAATCTCACTGAGATATATTCTCTTTCACCTGTTGATCTTCTTTGCAAACATTTTACAGGGCAGAAAAGGCAAAGAATTTCTGTCTGAGAACCACAAACGCAACAGCGTGTCACTTCTGCTGTGTCTGTCAGTTCCCCAGCATTTGAATGCTACCAATCACTGAATATGAAGGGGGAGATGGTTGAGAAGACAGCACACCAGTGTTTCCAAGCAGAGTCCCAGTACTTTGTGTGCGTTACTTTATAGTttattcccagcatctgctgaacctcGAGTTTCATATCTGCATTTCTAAATGAGTGGTACTTTGACAGTTGTCATACAAAATGCCTGTTGACATTGAAtaataaacaggagaaaatctgcagatgctggaaatccaaggaacacacacaacatgctggagagactccgcaggccaggcagcatctgtggataacagtacagctgacgttttgggtccagtttcttcagcaggactggagaaaaaaaaatgaggagtaaattttaaaggtggggaggggagagagaaacacaaagtgacaggtggaactgggagggggagagatgaagtaaagagctgggaagttgatcggtgaaagagatacagggctggagaagggggaatctgacaggagagaacagaaggccatggatgaaagaaaaggtgGGAAGAACAACAgagagaggcgatgggcaggcaacgagagggaaagggggattggGAATGATGAGCAAGGAGAGGCATGACTGGAAGATCAAGAAGtcgatgttaatgccatcagattggaggctgcccagacagaatacaaggtgttgttcctcctacctgagtgtggcctcattgtgacagtataggaggccatggattgacatctCCATTGAGTATATTGTTTGTGGAAGCTTGTTGTGTTCAAGTAGCTGCTGAGTTTTCTGCATAAAATCATTGACTGATTTTGAAACATGTGGCATGGAACCAGCACTTGcccctcaaattaatccagtatgttaacaACAGCACATCACCTCCCTTTTCCAGAATATAATTCAACCACACTATTACCATACATTCTGTAAGTTTACACAAATGGGACGTCAGTGATATTGGTCTATATCTAGGAGGATCCAACAGGGGTTTCCCAGGTTTTAGAATAGACACTACAATTGCCATTTTCCATGAGGAGGGAAGATGGCCTGAACTCCAATTATAATTCGGAAATGTAATATTATCTCTAAAGAGTTGTTGACCATATGTTTAAACATGCAATAATATGCATCATCCTTTCCTGGAGCCGTCTGACCTGTACTATAAATAACTTTCTTAAATTCACACAAAGAAACTCTACATCACTAATACTATCATTGCTACAGCTGGTTTCCAACACATTAAGGTATTCTTGTAAAACCTTATCGCTACATTGTTTAGTCTCTCTACCTATTTTGATTATGAATTGCAGCAAATGACCGAGCCAGGACCCAACCGTCTCTCTTTCAAGAACAATTGTATCACCTTCTTTAATCAATATTCGGAACCCTATGAATCCCACACCCCCATTTTCTTAGTCATTCCCCAAACATCTTCAAGTTTAATAGTCCTTCCAATACTTTCACAATATGACCTCCAGTAATTGTTTTTCACAAGCTTCATTACTTTCCTCACCACGGCCTGTGACCTGTTACACTTAATATGATCAGGCGGGGAGTGATACTTCGTAACTTTCGGAAATGCCACGTTTCTCTCAGTAACTGTCTCTGCACACTCCTCCGTCCACCATGGTACAGCTTTTCTCCCACTAATGCACTTTTTAAATTGAATCTCTGCCACCACTATTTGATGAATAATGTGACAACGTTTCTTTGCAGGAATCCACATCATCCTCACCATTCAGCCCAGACAGACGCTCAGCACATAAAACATTCGAACTTCTCCCAATATGCTTTACCAGAGTTCCACCTCCTAAAAGTGGCCTCATGCCCCCTATATAAATCCAAACCCAAGCTTATAAACATAGGAAAATGATCACTCCGCAATGCTTCATCTCCCATGACATCCCATTACTCACTCCAATGTTCAAAACTAAAGTTAAGTTTACAGCATTTTCAGAACTATTATGAACATTAAATCTCGTACCTCTCCGACCATAAAGACTAACAGGATATGAAATATCTGATACTCTTCTATAAACAAAACATCACCAATCTGAGAACAACCCCACAGTGAACTAACTATGTGTTAAAATCCCCACACCATGCAACCCTAGTGAGCTAGAGCTACATATGCTCTCCAGCAAATCAATCGGAAGCTTTCCACGATGGTTATAAAAAcacacaaacaggaggaaatatgcagatgctggaatttcaagcaacacgcataaaagttgctggtgaacgcagcaggccaggcagcatctctaggaagaggtccagTCGACGTTAGAATAATATACCGCTTTATTGCCCCTACCTGTGGAATCAAATGTGTCTTCAAATGCCTCATACATTTCATTTACATCCACAACTCTATGCCCTCGCCCTCTCATTAAAAAACTTGCACCACCACCTCCTCTACCAATTAATCTATCACGCTTAATTACAATATAACACTGGAAGGAAGAACTTAAATGCGATAACGATCAGGTTTCCTGAATACATATAACATCACATAGATTtgataaatcagaaataaaagaaGTTTTTACCATTGGAAATCAGGCTTCTGGAAATCGCCCTACTGATACAGGCGGGGGATGCGGAATGTAGTGGGGCGTTTATAATTGGTGAAACAGTGCCTGCTCTGATTGGAAAGAGCAAATATTCCAATCACAGAGCTGCCTTATTCACCAATCAAGAGACAGCAACTGTAGAAGCGCGGAAAATACCGACTAACCGCCGAAATAAACTGAAATTTGCAAAACACCGCCAAAAAAGCCTTTGTTGCTGAAATTAAACCACAACAGGTTTGTTTGTCGGCTCTTTACCCCCGTTACTGGAGTCCGACGCACTTAAACAAAGTGTAGTTAATATTGCGATGGTGTCTGGGACATTAGTTCACCGATATCTTTCAATTGATAAACGATTGGAATAAAACCGATTCTCAGCTGCTGTTCGCGGTCGGTCATTGTGTAAACTCAAGTCAGTTTAGCAACGGGTCGCCCGTCAGAAAGTGGAGCTTTAACAAATACTCTGAACGACCCGTGACAGTGTTCAGATCTCGCGTTGGAATGGGGTTAAGAGAAGTAACCAAAATGCGACAAAGCTTAATGAACCCACGGTAATTAAACCAAAAACAACAATTAGCGTCCACGTCAGAGAAATCTGATGACCGAGAGGAAGCGACGGGGAAAGGGGTGCGTAACGATTCCGTGTCTGTGCAGTTGGCAGGAATTAACAGAGAAATCGGGATTATACTGAGCAGCGGACAGCAAGTTCTGATTAACGGGGATAAGATTTTGAATGAGCTCATCAACAAAAATAATCCAAATCTATCTCAATTCCATGTCTCAACACTGTGTAACTCTTTTAATGAAGCCgtgagtggctcttaaaagagcctttgaTTTTCCGGTTTGTTTTGTCAGTAAACTTGTCTTCACTTGGAGCTGGTGTACTTGGTCACCGCCTTTGTCCCTTCGGACACGGCGTGCTTGGCCAGCTCCCCGGGCAGCAGCAGGCGCACGGCGGTCTGGATCTCCCGGGAGCTGATGGTGGACCGCTTGTTGTAATGGGCCAGGCGGGAAGCCTCGCCCGCGATGCGCTCGAAAATATCGTTGACGAATGAATTCATGATACTCATGGCCTTGGAGGAGATGCCAGTGTCGGGGTGAACCTGCTTCATCACTTTGTAGATGTAGATGGCGTAAGTCTCCTTCCTCGACCTCTTGCGCTTCTTGCCAGTCTTGCTCGCTGGTTTGGACAAAGCTTTCTTGGCGCCCTTCTTGGGAGCGGGTTTCGCTGGATCAGGCATTTCCTGGTCGGTTTCAAACACAATAATGAGCAGAAGTTGTCCGAGCGCGGATTAAATAGGCAGCGCCCAAAGCGGTATGTTAATGAGGATGGGAATTCTGAGCATTTCCATTGGCTGTTTGGAGAAATGAATCACCAATCGGAACGCTGGGGGATGGGAAGCGGCGCCAATGGGCGGGGTTACCGCTGTCGTTTAATGCGGGAGGAAGTACTGAAGGGCAGAGACAGGCCGGGGTGCGGGCTGAAATTGAAAAGGGAAACGCAAATTTCAAAAGcagaatgaaaacaaaaacagatgAAATATTGTAAAATTAAACACTAAGACGTTTAGTTCATGACACAGGGCAGCATGAGAGTGAAGTAGAGATTTCGACATTTCAATATAAAGTTCAAATCGAGTTTATTTATGCACAGGTGAAAGGAACAAcgtatttgcagcagcatcacagacacattgcATCAGAGACACAACACTGACAAGAAACACTGAAATTAAATATGAATTATACCAAAATATTCAAAGAGACAGAAGCCTATCAgaacaaaatcaaaataacaaaGAGATTATGCGGGCAGTGGGAGAATCATCCCTCTTGTGCTTCTTCATCTCGTCACTCCAGATTCAGTGTCACACAacgctgccactttgatctggcccatgccttcattaaccaggtccaacacttgcctttattggatCTTCCTCCTTCTTACACTGgtcatcgggtttgtgggggtgtgccCAGGGTTaattggggtgtgtgcccccttggatctcaggattaggtttgagggtagggctggtggatgtgtatgCGGGGCTGGGAGAGATAAGGCTGTAGAGTTTAGTAGGGTGAGATATGTGGGGCtatggtggatagggtagtgtagTGTAGCCACTTCAATCTGGCCCATTCCTTTCACTAATGTGGCCTGACACTACTTGGCTTAATGAACTGGGTGTGCAAAGGGACACATCATTAGTAATACTATTTagggtcattgggtgttttgggtcttcaATCATGAGACATCCTCACCCAGGCAACCCAGCCAGGGTTTATCCCATGGACCAACATAACGAGAGGCATGTAATTCTGCATGTTGTGGGTATTTTGGACCTTGTTACTTGGCTTTAAATTTGATCATTTGGGTAATAGAATGTTCTGAGGCCAAGTTATCAGGCTTTACCCCCAAGTAAGGTTCAACTTCCCTACTTTAAATTTACACCTGTCTTTATTTTGCATTTGTGTGCCTGGGACTGTGTGGATAAACAGTGTTTACTGCAGTACAAAGTAGTAATTAGGGTTGTGCAGATTGGTCCATAATTCCAAAATGCAAACATCTCTGAAATCCAAGATTTTTTGTgctgacatgacatcacaaatggagAATTTTACTCACGATTAAATTGCTCGTCTACTGAAGAGAGTTTCacggctctgggcctctattcactggaaCTTAGCAGAAAGAAGGGTTAccaaattgaaacctatcaaatagtgaaagggcttgattgagtgaatgtggagagggtttTAACTGTGATGGGAGTGTCTAAAACTGGACcacacagcttcaaaatagaggggcatccttttagaatgtagagaaggaggaatttcttcagccagagagtggtgaatctgtgattttttttgccacaggcagctgtggaggccaaatcactcagtatagacagagattgatagattcttgattaatcagggcacaaagggatacaaaggaaggcagaagattggggctcaGAGGGAAAATTGATCAGTGATGATGAAATGCCAGAGAAGGCTCGACAGGCAaagtggccgaattctgctcctatatcttatgactaAAACTCTCCCAGAGAGCGTTGATCTCAGCTTTGACTCAACCCAGCACCTGAGGCTCCACATTACTTATATAAGGAATACAGAAGGTCTTTGTTCTTTGATTAAAGAAATATCATCTCATTTCCATCCTGAATGTTTGTCACCTCAttctgagcaacagacacaaaatgctggaggaagtcagcaggccaggcagcatcaatgggaaagggaatgagtcgatgcttcaggctgagCACCTTCACGCTGAGATCTgatggaagggtctcggcctgaagtgtcgactgtttactctttctgttctgctgagttcctccagcactttctgtgtgttgctttcgatttccagcatcagcagattctctcgtgtttgtgatttacaCCTCTCTGAGGGTATTTTCCTCAGTTATGGAGTTCTCATTCAGGGGAAACATTCTCCTTGCCACCTGCCTGTCACATCCTGAAAGAATCTAACAGATTTCCTCATTTTCTCATTAACTGCAGGGAATGCAGACCCAACCCACTCACTCTCCTCTTACATAACCAACCTTCCATCCCTGGAACCAGCCCAGTCGGCGTGGGAAACAGTCACTGCACACTCTCTATTGCAGGGATATCCTTCCTGAGGAAGTGTGACCAAACCTGGACACTATATTCAAGATGTgctctcaccagggccctatacaaTCCCAGTGAGACGTCTGTACCCTCTTCTCCACTCCTCCTGGATCACAGGACAAAATACTGTTTCCCTATCTCATTACTTGTTGTATCTGCATGTTAACTCAAGTGATCTGTTTACAAGAACGCCCAGGTCCCTCTGAACATCCCCGTGTGGAAATGACTCTTATAGTTTTTTCCTGGGAATGGGTGATCTCACATTTCCCCACATTCTGTTCCATCTGCAACATCCTTAACCATTCACTCTCCTCTCTACATCCCCCAAACCTTCTCACTACTGACACTATCCCTCCCGCTCTGCAGGAGTCACTGagttatgcagcacagaaacaggcccttcagcccagtatatccatgctgaccaagtggcCTAACAAAACCATTGTCAgttacctgcatttggcccagGTCCCTGTGAAACTTCCCTCTCCACAGTCCAAGAGATATTGCAACTGTGCCCACCTATACCACCACTTGGGGTAGTttgtacaatgtaaacagcacatTCTGTGTACAAAACCTGTTCCTCAAGGTcccatttaaatctttcctctctcactttatatCTGTAATCTCTCACTTCCAACTCCATAACCCTGGAGATAACAGATTCACTATTGACCATATCAATGTCTGCCATTATTTTATCAGGCTCTCTGATGTCACATACACTCTGGTGAGAAAGGTCCTGGCCTATCCAGCCTCCTGTTAAATCCCTTTTGCACCCTCCCCAGTTTAATGTCACCCTCTGATCCCAGGGCAACTATAACTGTACTCCGTGCTCCGAGAGTAGTTTCCCCGAGGCTGGTAGAGCTGTAATGTGACGTCACAGCCCAGTGCCCGATGCTCTGACCGATGAATGCGAGTGTggcgaacagcttcttcaccgtcCTGCCTAGCTGTGTTTGCACTCTGAAGGAATTCGATATCTGCACCCCAATATCTCTGTTTTACAGCACACCCAGGGACAGACCACTCCCCACGGCAGTTCTGCCCTGGTTCGTCAATGACAATggaacatctcacatttatctgtcaTTCCTCAAATCAGTGACCTCATTGATCACCGTCCTGTTGTAATGTTAGTTACATTGTTTCGCACTCAACGATATCACCAACTTTAGTGACATCGGTAAATTTGCTGAGCTGGTCATTGACATTGTCAACCGAGTCTTTAATAAATGAACTGCAGCAGCAGACTTGACTCGAATCCCGGTGCCACACTATTGATCACAGGGCTGCAGTCTAAACAACGACTTTGTCTCCCACCACCAGGCCGATAATGTATCCAGTGCCCTGGATCACGTGATCTCTCCTTCCAGACACGAGTCCCACCAGTCTGAAGCTCCCGGGCTTTTCCTTGCagcgacacacacacaatgctggaggaactgagcaggccaggcagcgagtAAACAgccggcgtttcgggccgagacccttcatcagcatctgcagtttcctgtATTTAGTTTTCCTTCGATTGTAAGTTACTGGATAACATgacccatcctccaatcctctgccaCTTCTCCTGCCCGAGAaacgcgcagagagacagaggcggggaggggaggagacagagtcagagtgacggACAGAGCCGAGACCGGCCTCTCATCTTCCAGGTCCGTCTTCGCTTTATTACACCCGGCAATTTCCAACGGTTTTTCCAAAACACAGagctccagagagaaaaaaaaaacttcctcacaCACCACGTACATAGTGAAGGATCTCCAGGAACTTACTGGCGGTCGGACTTCATCGGATCAGAATACAGTGTGATTGGCGCAGGATTAATTTCAAATTGCCCGCCAATTTCAGAGCAACCTGCAACGGTGCTTGGCtgcttttaaaattatttaccATTAATTGTATCATGGATTATACAATGTCAGTTTCATTTAAAAAATTAATATCTAATTCCATCAGTTAAGACTTAAATTTATAATTACGAAATCGTTTCTCTAAACGAGTGAACTGATTTCTGTCCGAGATGGATAACATGATTAAGATCGATCTTAATGCGTTCAGAGGTTTTGTCGTAATCACCGACTGGAAAGGCTGATTCACAGGTAGATTTCAAGCGGAACCGATTAATCTGTTTCAAATGCAACCAGATGAATAAATcgataaaaaaataattaaaaggttGTGGATACGGCTCCGTCTGTGAGGCGGTGGGTGGCTCTTAGAAGAGCCTTTGTTTTGTGCTCGGGAGGAAGTGGGAGTTTTTCAGCCGCCGAAGCCATAGAGAGTGCGGCCCTGGCGTTTCAGAGCGTACACCACATCCATGGCAGTGACCGTCTTGCGCttgtagtgtagttcagtgtagGTGACCGCATCCCGGATCACATTCTGCAGGAAAACCTTCAGCACCCCGCGAGGCGCCGAGagacagaggcggggaggggaggagacagagtcagagtgacggACAGAGCCGAGACCGGCCTCTCATCGTCCAGCTCCGCCTTCACTTTACCACAACCGCCAATTTCCAACGATTCATCCGACACAAAGCGCTCCAGCGAAAAACAAAACTCCTTCACACACCACGTACATACTGGAGGATTTCTGGGAATTTGCCGATTCTCCTGCTTTAAATTATAGGAAGTGCTTTTCCATTCTACAAATCCCCGAGGACCTCGGTCTGTCCCTCCCCGGCCCCATGACCAGTGCGAGCGCCCTCACACACAGCAGTTGGTGGGCGAGGGTGCAGTCACTTCCAGTGATGAGAGGGTTGATTCAGTAGAACAATTGCTCCTCTGGATCGCCCGGGAAATGAAAGACCGGTCACATACTGGAACAGGATACATAACCAGATATATAGACCGCGCTTTTAGCGTCTTCTAAAGCCCAGGTAAAggggtggctgaggagctggtgtggggtgggtgggggcttCAGGTACAAGGATCATTGGGTCTCAAGGGAAACAAGAGacggggaggagaggaggggagccAATATGTTTCCGGGGAGCCTTCTTCGTGCTACACGGAAGGGTTTAAACGAGCAGGGATGAGTTCCTGCACAGTGATTTTCGGGAACAAGGTTAAAAAAATCAGGACTTCCAGGATTGTATTACGACGCAAAGCATGTGGCTGTGGGGTGGGAAATCGATATTTTATGCAGTTTAATTTGTTGCTGAGGAACTGATGCGGGAGGGAGGTCTTCATGGATcaatgggctctcttccaggcagGTGGGAGACCGGGACAAACAAGACCATTTGCATTTGAACCGGACGGGAACCAATATCTTCGCCAGGAAGTTTGATGGTGTCACTTGGCAGAGTTTGAACTCGAGCAGCAAGTGGGAGAAAGTATGTTTGACAAGACAGTCTGAAAA
The sequence above is a segment of the Mobula birostris isolate sMobBir1 chromosome 28, sMobBir1.hap1, whole genome shotgun sequence genome. Coding sequences within it:
- the LOC140189122 gene encoding histone H2B-like — translated: MPDPAKPAPKKGAKKALSKPASKTGKKRKRSRKETYAIYIYKVMKQVHPDTGISSKAMSIMNSFVNDIFERIAGEASRLAHYNKRSTISSREIQTAVRLLLPGELAKHAVSEGTKAVTKYTSSK